The nucleotide window CCCGTTATGCCGCCCAGTCCGAAACTGCCCCGAATTCCCCTGCGGAGCATGGCTTCTCTCATGAAGGAGGTGACGGCCAGAGCGGTTCCGCTGGCTCCTGTCTGAAAGGAGATTCCCTCTCTGAAAAGGGGGGAGGTTTCGATAACTCCGGCTGCATAGCGGGCGATCATGAGGTGCAGGGGGTCCTTTGTCACGGCAGTGCTGCCTGAAACGATCCCTTTAGGGTCGCCGATGGAGGGAATTTCCACGACGAAATCCGTATAAACCTGAGAAATGGAGGCGGGGACGAGAAGGCCGGGCAGCAGGTTGTCCGTAACGCCCACGACGCAGTCGGCGTATTCCGCGTCGGTGCGGGCGTATCCCAGCGGTCCGCAGGCGGATTTCCCCGTTTGTCCCGAAAGATTCCCGAAACGGTCCGCCGCCGGAGCCGCGATAAACGCCACATCCACAGGAGCTTCTCCGGACATGATCGCCCGGGGACGTCCGCCGTGGCTTCTCAGAACCACGGGCGCTTCCATGCCCCCTCGGGAGATCATTCGCCCCAGAGCGCCGTTGACAGACCCCATGATCTTGCGGATCACCCCTGACCGGATGTGGTTCAGAAGGGGTTCGTGGACCGGAAAAAGCGCCGTTGGAAAAAGCGTCAGGTCCCGGATTCCCATTCGGGCGCAGACCTCCAGCACGGCGTTGATCACGTGATCTCCGTTGCGGAGATGGTGGTGAAAGGAGATCGTCATCCCGCTTTGCAGACCGGAAGCAGCGACGGCGTCTTCAAGGCTTCGGAGGACCTTTCCGCTTTTCCCTCCGGGACGAAAAATCCGCCCTCTCCGGCGACCGGCGGGCCGGCGTCCCTCCAGTCCCGTCCAGGGAATGGTCGGACCGTAGCCCTCGATGCAGGCGGGAATTTCCCGTCCCAACGCGTTTCGGGTTTTGGCGCTCATGGCCGTTTTCCCTCCTCTCCGCTCTCCATTCCGTCCTTCATCGGCGTCATCCCCGCCAGGCTCAGAAGGTAACGGGCGCGTTTAATGACGGGGACATCCACCAGTTTGCCGTCCACCGCCACGGCGCCCTGTCCTTTGCGGGCCGCTTCTTCCGCCGCGCGAAGGATGCGCAGAGAGTTTTCCGTTTCCTGCCGCGTCGGGGTGTAAACCTCATGAATAATCGGAATTTGTCCGGGGTGCAGGACGTTTTTTCCGTCAAATCCCAACTGTCGGACAAAAGCGGTTTGTTCTCTCAGGCCTTCGAGGTCGTGAATTCTCGGGTAGGCCGTGTCCAGAACGTCGACGCCGGCGGCCCGCCCCGCCACAAGAGTCATGCGACGAATCCAGTCCAGCTCGCTCTCCCCGGCAGAGCGGCTCGTCCGGAGATCCGCCGCCAGATCTTCCCCGCCGGGGGTTATGCCCGTGATTCGAGAAGAGGCCGTTGCGATGTCGAAGGCCTTCCACACCGCCTTCGCGCTTTCCAGAAGACAGAAAATCGTAAAATGTCCCGCCTTCAGCCCGTGTTTTTCTTCCAGTTCCGAGAGGGCTTCGTCCAAAAGAGACGCCATGGCGGCCGATTCCGCCTTGGGCAGGCGTATTCCGTCGACCTGAGGGTTGACTGCCGCCGCGGAGGCCACCGCCTCCAGGTCCTCGCGCCAAAACTCCGTGTCCATGCCATTGACGCGGACGGAGACTTCGCAACTCCCGAAATCCTGCCAGGAAAGGATTTTTTGCACCAAAATCCGGGCGGCATCCTTTTCTTTTTGGGGAACAGAATCCTCCAGGTCGAGAATCAGGCCGTCAGGACGGAATAAATGTCCTCGCAGAAGCATGTTCGGGTTGTTGCCGGGAAGGTACATCATCGTTCGTCTGCGCATTTCGGGCCCCTTTCGCATCTCATTCCGTTTCCTCTTCTTCCGGCCCGGACAGGCGTGCACAGGCCGTTTCGGCCCGGGCGGCCACCACCACATCCCAGGCTCCATGATCCTGCACATGAACGATTGCGTCGGTGAGGCCGAAATCCGTTAAAACCTGTCTCACGGTCCGGTCGATGGCGCTTTGAAACCGGCCGCCTCCCGATACGGTGAGAGAAACGCCGCTTCCCGAAGGCGCTTCTTCGACGACGACCATGCAGTCCATGGATTCCAGAGTTCCGGCCGTTGCGCGTCTCATTGCGTTTTCGCGGTCCCTTCCGCTCCCGTTTCGGGCTTCCCGCCGGAGCTGCGTTTTTTCCCCAGCGCGTACAGAAGCCCCAGAACCGCCAGTCCGGTGACGTCGCTCTTCCATCCGGGGATGATCATGCCCAGGGCCCCCGCCAGGGCGAGGGCTCTTTCCCAAAGGGAGAGTTTGTCGAGCAGATACCCTTCGATGCCCGCCGACAGAACGAATACGCCGATAATGGCGGTAGCCAGCGCCTGTGCGAAATCAACCCAGTTTCGCACGTTGGGCAGGAGAAGTTCGGGAGAATAAATGAACACGAACGGGATGATAAAGCCGGACAGCACCATTTTCACCGAAGTGAAGGCCGTCTGGTTGGGGTTCGCTCCGGCGATTCCCGCCGCCGTGTAGGCCCCGACGCAGACCGGGGGCGTCACCGACGAGAGAACGGCGAAGAAGAACACGAAGAAATGGACGTCCAGAGGTTTGCAGCCGATGATCGTCAGAGCCGGAGCCGCCACGGCGCTGGCCATGACGTAGCTGGCCGTCGTCGGCATCCCCATGCCCAGGATCAGGGAGATGATCATCGTCACCACAAGGGTCGGCATCAGTTTGCCGGCGGTGTAGCTCAGGATGGTGTCGCCGATGCGGAGGGCGATGCCGGTGGCTCCCATCATTCCAATGACGACTCCCACAAGGGTGCAGGCCACCGCCACGGAGAGCGCCGATTTCGAGCCCTCCTCCAGGGTGGAAATAAAGCTCCTCAGGTTCAGTCTGTCCTTTCTGTCGATGAAACTCAGGGCGACACAGGTTCCGATTCCCCAACAGGCCGAATAGAGGGGGTTGTATCCCTGCACCAGAAAATAAATGATGACGCAAAGGGGCAGAGCCTTGTAGCCGCTCCGGATGAGCACCTCGGAAACTTTGGGCAGAGAGCTTTTATCCAGTCCTTTCAGATTCAGTTTCGAGGCCTGGAGACTGAGACAGCACCATATCCCCCAAAAGTAGAGCAGGGCCGGAACCACAGACGCCGAGACCACCCGAATGTAGGGAACTCCGATGGAGTCCGCGATGATGAAGGCGGCCGACCCCAGTACGGGGGGCATGATCTGACCTCCGGTGGAGGCCGCCGCCTCCACGGCTCCGGCGTAGAACGAGGGATAACCGATTTTTTTCATGAGCGGGATCGTAAAAGCGCCTGTGGTCGCCACGTTTGCCGAAGTGCTGCCGCTTATGGTTCCCATCAGAGCGCTGGAAATCACGGCGATTTTGGCCGGGCCGCCTTTTTTGTGGCCGGTGAGAGCCATGGAAATGTCGTTGAAGAAACTTGAAGTTCCCGTGGAGCTCAGGAACGACCCGAACAGGATGAAAAGATAGATGTAGGTGGCTGAAACACCCGCCACCAGCCCAAACAGCCCGTCCGTGGTCAGGTACAGCTCCTCAATGATGCGGGGCACGGAGAGCCCGAAATGCCGGAACAGCGTTGGCATGGAGCGTCCATAATAGGCAAAAAACAGGAAGAACGCGCAGAAGATCGGCAGCGGGTAACCCAGAACGCGCCGCGCCGCCTCGAACACGAGCAGTATCATCAGCGCCCCCAGGTAGAGCTCCAGTGTTGTGTAGGTTCCCGAGCGCCGGGCTATTTCCTCGTACATGATGAAAACGTACAGGGTGGAGGCCGCCGCCGCTATGGCGAGCACCCAGTCCAGGACGGTCGGTTTGTCGAAGGGCGAGCGTTTTGTGGCCGGGTAGAGCAGAAAAATCAGAAACAGAACCAGCGCGATGTGAAAACTTCTCTGCTGCATTGCGGGCAGAAGTCCGAAGGCCGAAGTGTACAAATGGAAAACAGCCAGGATGACGGTGACGACAGTTATTAAAATCCCCAGTTTCCCTCCGGGGTTTCGTCGTTTGCCACGTTTTGCGGGGGCCTGTGCCTCCGTTGCGGACATTGCCTCATCTCCTCCCTGAAGTTCGCCGGAAGGCCGCATGTGAGCCTCCCGACGATTTTAAAAGTGTAATGAACGTAAAGAGAAATGAATGTAATGAGAAGATCGAAAAATCCCCGATGATTTTTATTCGATTTTATT belongs to Synergistaceae bacterium and includes:
- the citF gene encoding citrate lyase subunit alpha encodes the protein MSAKTRNALGREIPACIEGYGPTIPWTGLEGRRPAGRRRGRIFRPGGKSGKVLRSLEDAVAASGLQSGMTISFHHHLRNGDHVINAVLEVCARMGIRDLTLFPTALFPVHEPLLNHIRSGVIRKIMGSVNGALGRMISRGGMEAPVVLRSHGGRPRAIMSGEAPVDVAFIAAPAADRFGNLSGQTGKSACGPLGYARTDAEYADCVVGVTDNLLPGLLVPASISQVYTDFVVEIPSIGDPKGIVSGSTAVTKDPLHLMIARYAAGVIETSPLFREGISFQTGASGTALAVTSFMREAMLRRGIRGSFGLGGITGFFVNLLEEGLLTHLLDVQSFDAAAVESLARNPGHGEISADEYANPWNAGAAVNMLDVVVLGATEIDRNFNVNVNTESDGMLLHGIGGHQDTAAGAALTIVAQPLTRGRVPCVVENVHCVTTPGEAIDVLVTEYGATINPRRQDLLECIKEARDVPVVSMDELIEKALRISGPMDPLETEERIVAVLEWRDGSVLDVIRQVK
- a CDS encoding CoA ester lyase → MRRRTMMYLPGNNPNMLLRGHLFRPDGLILDLEDSVPQKEKDAARILVQKILSWQDFGSCEVSVRVNGMDTEFWREDLEAVASAAAVNPQVDGIRLPKAESAAMASLLDEALSELEEKHGLKAGHFTIFCLLESAKAVWKAFDIATASSRITGITPGGEDLAADLRTSRSAGESELDWIRRMTLVAGRAAGVDVLDTAYPRIHDLEGLREQTAFVRQLGFDGKNVLHPGQIPIIHEVYTPTRQETENSLRILRAAEEAARKGQGAVAVDGKLVDVPVIKRARYLLSLAGMTPMKDGMESGEEGKRP
- a CDS encoding citrate lyase acyl carrier protein translates to MRRATAGTLESMDCMVVVEEAPSGSGVSLTVSGGGRFQSAIDRTVRQVLTDFGLTDAIVHVQDHGAWDVVVAARAETACARLSGPEEEETE
- a CDS encoding TRAP transporter permease; this translates as MSATEAQAPAKRGKRRNPGGKLGILITVVTVILAVFHLYTSAFGLLPAMQQRSFHIALVLFLIFLLYPATKRSPFDKPTVLDWVLAIAAAASTLYVFIMYEEIARRSGTYTTLELYLGALMILLVFEAARRVLGYPLPIFCAFFLFFAYYGRSMPTLFRHFGLSVPRIIEELYLTTDGLFGLVAGVSATYIYLFILFGSFLSSTGTSSFFNDISMALTGHKKGGPAKIAVISSALMGTISGSTSANVATTGAFTIPLMKKIGYPSFYAGAVEAAASTGGQIMPPVLGSAAFIIADSIGVPYIRVVSASVVPALLYFWGIWCCLSLQASKLNLKGLDKSSLPKVSEVLIRSGYKALPLCVIIYFLVQGYNPLYSACWGIGTCVALSFIDRKDRLNLRSFISTLEEGSKSALSVAVACTLVGVVIGMMGATGIALRIGDTILSYTAGKLMPTLVVTMIISLILGMGMPTTASYVMASAVAAPALTIIGCKPLDVHFFVFFFAVLSSVTPPVCVGAYTAAGIAGANPNQTAFTSVKMVLSGFIIPFVFIYSPELLLPNVRNWVDFAQALATAIIGVFVLSAGIEGYLLDKLSLWERALALAGALGMIIPGWKSDVTGLAVLGLLYALGKKRSSGGKPETGAEGTAKTQ